CCAGGGGGTTATGTCGACTATGATAAAGTCGCTGAACTGGTAATCAGGGAAATACGTACTGAAAAATTAGGACCTCTTTCCTTTGAAAGGCCTCAGGATCTGGTAAAAGATGAAGTTACAGAAAAACAAGAAGAAAAATAAAGGTCCTGAAACCAGGGCCTTTATTTTTCGTTCCTACTGACGATACATAATAAAGAAGCAGCTAGGGGAAGTTGAATATGGAAAATTTGACTATCGGCGAAATCGATCGCCGGTTATTCAGTGAAGAGGATGTTGACAGCCGATTCATTGAGCAATTAAAAAAAGATAACCGCAAGGGTGTCCAAAGACTCGTTATGAAGTGGGAGAAGCAAGAAGAGCAAAGAAAGCAAGTCCATCAGCAGTTCATCGACATGACTTCCTTCGAGAGGGAATATCGATCTAAGGGTTTCCATTTAATTGCTGGTATTGATGAAGCTGGCAGAGGTCCGCTTGCCGGACCGGTGGTTGCAGGAGCAGTCATCCTGCCGGAGAACTTTTATCTTCTGGGAATCAATGATTCTAAAAAACTGACAGAAGCCAAAAGGGAAGAATATTTTAAAATCATTATTGAGGAAGCCTTGTCTGTCGGGGTCGGCATCATCGAGGCTGCAGAAATTGATGAGATTAATATTCTTCAGGCCAGCAAAAAAGCAATGCTTAATGCTGTTGCACAGTTAGAGACCAAACCTGATTTTTTATTGATTGATGCTGTCAGCCTGGATACACCTTATCCATATGAAGCATTAATCAAAGGTGATGCCAGGAGCATCTCCATTGCAGCAGCATCCATCATTGCCAAAGTAACAAGGGACGGGCTGATGAAGGAGCTAGGTAACCGGTTCCCTCAATATGGGTTCCATGCAAATATGGGATATGGAACCGCTGGGCATTTAAATGCTTTAAGAGAGCACGGCGTCACAGACCACCACAGGAAGACATTCGCTCCAGTAAGAGAGTGTATCCAGCAGAACTAGGCAAAGCGGGTGAAATATGGAAACAGGAGCACTGAAAAGCTTATTTAACCTTAAGACAACACAGCAGACAAAAGCTGCTGAATTTCGTCCAGGACAAATCATTAATGGTAAAATAGTAAAACTTTATCCTGACCAAGTAGCTCAAGTTCAAATTGGGAACCAGATCATGGTAGCGCAATTAGAAGTGCCATTGTCAGCAAATGAACGCTACTGGTTTCAGGTCCAGTCTGGAGAAGGAAAGGTCCATTTAAAGGTGATCAGTGCAAGTGGAGAGGATAAGGGCCAGTCAGGAAACCTTACGAAAATCCTGGCCGAATTTTCAATGCAGCCGACAAAGGAAAATCTCGAGCTCATCCGTTTTTTCATAAAGGAACAACTCCCTGTTAACATTGATCTCCTTAAGCAGGCGTCAGAATGGCTAAAAACAGCCGATTCCCTGTCTGCCGGTCAGGATGCCATAAAAATGATGCTGACAAGGGGTATTCCCGTCACAAGGTCTTCATTCGACGCCCTATCTACGATCACCAAGGAACAGTCACTGGTGCTTCTTATGGAACAGCTGGGAAAGGCTTTGGAATCCGTGAACCAAACAGATACAGGTGCCAGCCTAAGAAGGCTTTTGAACGAGATGCTGCCATCAAACAGGTCTCTGACATCAGAGACTGCCCTGAACCACCTGGTTTCAGCATGGCTGAAGGACAATGGAAAGGAAAGTCAAGCTGCACTGGATCTGCTTAAACGGTTTGGAGCGGTTCCATCGAAAAACGAGGAAAGCAACGTGTTGCAACAGATGTTATCGAAACTTCAAAGTCTAGAGACTGCGCAAGAGGATCTGCCTGCAGGACTAAGGTTCGTTAAGTCTGTCATAACTCTCTTGGAGAATGGTGAAATTCCAGCCGCAAGACAGTTGTTAACAGGCTCTACAAACGATAAAACAGTCGCTGTTAACCGCATATTGGACTCTCTTAGGCTCCTTGTTGACCAAACAAATGGCAAAGAGGGAGATTTACAGAAAGGGCTACAGGCTTTTAAGGGGTTATTGTCACTCACCAATGATGGCAGGACTCTACCTCTGTTGCTGAGGGGGGAAGCTGACTGGAAGCAGGCTGGAGTGAAGTTATTGGAGGCAGCCAGCCGGCAGCAGTCTATCCCGTTGACAGGTGTGCAGGCACAGCTGTTAACGGAGGCAATTGTCAAAACTGAACCTACTCTAGTGCCTGGTGAAAATGGCACTTCACTGCTGACTGATTCCAGGATTAAGAGCTTCCTTTCCGCTCTGGGACTATCTTATGAACAGCAACTTAGTGAAGCCATGAAGGCTGGGGAGAGTGGAAGGCTCCAAGTACCGGATACACTTAAATCTTTGCTTCTTCGTTTGTTGAATGAGAATCCTCCGCCGGTGGTGAGGGAAGCTGCGGAGCCGCTTCTAAATAAACTGACAGGATTTCAGCTGCTTTCGCAGGAGGCAGGCCCCATCCAGCAGCTGGTCGTTCAGGTTCCATTTATTCTTGGGGGAAACGCGAGAGATCTGACAATGCAGTGGAGTGGCAAAAGGACCGAAGACGGAAAAATAGACGCTGATTACTGCCGCGTGCTCTTCTATCTGAAGTTACAGAATCTTGATGATACAATCGTCGATATGCAGGTTCAGAATCGAGTGATGAGTTTACAGATTTTTAATGATCATCCATTTTTGAAGAAAATGGCCGAACAGATGACGCCGATATTGAAAAAGAAGTTGTCTGAACTGGATTACAAATTATCCTCTGTCCACTTTCATACTCCAGGAGAATCAAAGGCAGTATGGAATCAGCGGAGTCTGTCAGAATTATATGGGCAAAAAGAATATTCAGGAGTGGATATAAAAATATGAAGACTCCTAAGCACACGAGGAAAACAGCTGTAGCACTTGGATATAATGCAGGAAGTATGGACGCTCCAAAAGTGATGGCGAAGGGAAAGGGTCTCGTAGCAGAGCAAATCATTGAGAAAGCAAAGAATCATGACATTCCCATTCAGGAAGACCCATCACTTGTCGAAGTTTTGTCGCAGCTGGAATTAAATGAGAGAATACCAGAAGAGTTATACCAGGCAGTAGCAGAGGTTTTTTCCTTTATCTATCATCTCGACCAGCAAACAGGCAAGCGAAATTAATATTTTCTGGTATCGATAAATGAAACAAAAATAGTTTTTTTAACTATAATTTCGACGCAAAAAGCCGGGAAAGGTTATCATCCCGGCTTTTTATGATGTAAGTCTATGGCTGTGAAGCTTTTTTGCAATATTTAAAATGAGGAAATATTTAATTCATAAAGGTAGACAATCAATATTTCATTATATAAAATGAAAGCGCAGTCTATTTTTTCAAAATTTAAATGAATTATATTTTCTACTTAGGAGAATGAATGATCACCGTGTAACTCTTAGTGATCAGTGTGTTTTTCTAATAGATAGGAGGATGGGAAATGAATGTCCATGAGTATCAAGGAAAAGAAATCCTCAGAAAATATGGGGTAAAAGTACCGAATGGAAAGGTTGCTTTTACAGTTGACGAAGCTGTTGAAGCAGCAAAAGAGCTTGGGTCTTCAGTAGTTGTCGTAAAGGCTCAAATCCATGCTGGCGGAAGGGGTAAAGCCGGCGGTGTCAAGGTAGCGAAAAACCTTGATGAAGTACGTACATATGCTTCTGAAATTCTTGGCAAGACACTGGTTACTCACCAGACTGGTCCAGAAGGCAAGGAAGTAAAACGCCTGTTAATCGAAGAAGGATGTGACATCAAGAAGGAGTACTACGTAGGTCTTGTACTTGACCGCGCTACTTCACATGTTGTCCTGATGGCTTCAGAAGAAGGCGGAACCGAAATCGAAGAAGTTGCAGAAGCGACTCCGGAGAAAATCTTCAAAGAAGAAATCGATCCTGTATTAGGTCTTATGCCTTACCAGGCTCGCCGCATCGCATTCAACATCAATATCCCAAAAGAGCTTGTCAACCAGGCTGTTAAATTCATGATGGGATTATATAATGCGTATATCGAAAAGGATTGCTCGATCGCTGAAATCAATCCGCTTGTCGTTACTGGCGACGGTCAGGTTATGGCACTTGACGCTAAATTGAATTTTGATTCGAATGCTCTATATCGCCAAAAGGATATACTTGAATACCGTGACCTTGAGGAAGAAGATCCAAAGGAAATCGAAGCATCTAAGTACGACCTTAGCTATATTTCTTTGGATGGAAATATCGGCTGCATGGTCAACGGTGCAGGACTTGCGATGGCAACGATGGACATCGTTAAGCATTATGGCGGGGACCCGGCCAACTTCCTTGATGTTGGGGGCGGTGCGACTGCTGAGAAAGTAACGGAAGCATTTAAAATCATCCTTTCGGATCCTAATGTTAAAGGGATTTTTGTTAACATCTTCGGCGGCATCATGAAGTGCGACGTTATCGCTACAGGAGTAGTTGAAGCAGCAAAGCAAGTTGGGCTGGAAGTTCCGCTTGTAGTTCGCCTTGAAGGTACTAACGTGGATCTTGGAAAGCAGATTCTAAACGAATCTGGCTTAAATATCATTGCGGCTGAATCTATGGCAGACGGCGCTGAAAAAATCGTTTCATTAGTTAAGTAGGATCGAAAGGAGAGAATTTGACGTGAGCGTATTCATTAATAAAGACACTAAAGTCATTGTTCAAGGTATTACGGGTTCAACAGCCCTTTTCCATACAAAACAAATGCTTGAATATGGTACAAAAATTGTTGGAGGAACATCTCCAGGCAAAGGCGGCTCTGAAGTAGAAGGCGTTCCTGTTTTCAATACAGTAAAAGAAGCGGTCGATGCTACAGGCGCAAACGCATCTGTTATCTATGTACCCGCTCCATTCGCTGCGGATGCGATTATCGAAGCTGTTGATGCAGAGCTTGATTTAGCAATCTGTATCACTGAGCATATTCCGGTATTGGATATGGTTAAGGTTAAGCGCTATATGGAAGGGAAGAAAACACGCCTTGTTGGTCCTAACTGCCCGGGTGTCATTACTCCTGAAGAGTGCAAGATCGGTATCATGCCTGGATATATCCATAAAAAAGGCCATGTTGGCGTTGTATCACGTTCAGGAACGCTGACATATGAAGCAGTACACCAGTTGACTCAAGCAGGGATCGGCCAGTCTACAGCTGTTGGTATCGGCGGAGACCCAGTTAACGGAACAAACTTTATCGATGTCCTTAAGGCATTCAATGAAGATCCAGAAACATATGCTGTCATCATGATCGGTGAAATCGGCGGTACAGCTGAAGAAGAAGCAGCTGAATGGGTGAAGGCTAACATGACTAAGCCTGTTGTCGGTTTTATCGGCGGCAGAACTGCCCCTCCAGGGAAGCGCATGGGTCATGCCGGTGCGATTATTTCTGGCGGAAAAGGTACAGCAGACGAAAAGATTCGCGTAATGAACGAATGCGGCATCCAGGTTGCTGAAACTCCATCTGTTATGGGTGAAACCTTGATTGGCGTATTGAAAGAGCAAGGTCTGTACGACAAGTGTAAAACTCACTAATATAATTTAACAAGCAGTCCCTCTAACTAGAGGGGCTGTTTATTAATCCCAGGGGGATGAAAATGGATGATTTTAATAAGAAGCTAATCCAGCTTGTCCACAGCAGGCATGCAAACTGGAAAGCGATATACTCAATCCTGAAACGCGATTCTGCCAGCAATAATAATGAAGAAACCGGATATGCCTCCTATCTGCCTCAAACCCAAAAACTCCTCAGAGACCATCAGCGAATTTCCCTAGCACAACTTCTCTATCATTATTCCTCACAGAATATTCACTTGATTACTATTTTTGACGATAATTATCCCGCTAGACTTAAGACCATCTATCAGCCTCCCTGGATTCTTTTCGCAAAGGGAGACGTCTCTTTGCTTCAGATGAATAAGAGCCTTGCTGTCGTTGGCTCGAGGAATGCGACAGAATATGGGATCAAGACAATTGACTACTTATTTCCTTCATTAATAGAGAGGGACATAATGATTGTCAGTGGTCTCGCAAAAGGGATTGATGCTCATGCCCATAAGGGAGCCATAAAGCTTGGAGGGAAGACGATCGGGGTCATTGCAGGGGGATTTGATCATTTGTACCCGAGGGAAAATATTAAGCTGGCAGAATTTATGATGGAAAATCAGCTGGTTATATCTGAATATCCTCCAGCCACTCGGCCGGCAAAATGGCATTTTCCAATGCGAAACAGGATTATCAGCGGCCTTTCAATGGGTACACTGGTTATTGAAGCAAGGAAGAAGAGCGGATCACTGATTACTGCAGATTTCGCATTGAATGAAGGCCGGGATGTGTTTGCGGTTCCTGGTAGTATCCTGACCCCTGACTCTGATGGCGTCCACTATTTGATTCAGCAGGGTGCAAAATTGATCAGAACTTCTGAAGATATCCTGGAGGAACTCGGGAAGTAATGTGGAATGATAAGAAGAGAAATGTATATAATGCTAAAAAGCCTTATATTGGGGCTAGGTCGTGAAAATATTTGCACAAATAAGCTGGATTTTCAGCCTGCTTTTGAAAGAGGATTTTAGATTTATATTAAAATTTGCAACAAAAAGGTTGAAATAATTTTAAAACTGTTATACATTTTGCATCAGGTATTTTAAAATCCCCAAATTAGTTGAAACCGTTTACTTTAAGGGTAAATTTGACAATTTTAAGATATGTATATAATAATTAATGATAATTTTAAACCTCTAAGGAGGACAATTGGATGTCAGAGTTTTTAGTCATCGTCGAATCGCCAGCAAAGGCTAAGACGATTGAACGTTATCTAGGAAAAAAATATAAAGTGAAAGCTTCTATGGGCCATTTAATAGATTTGCCTAAGAGCCAGATGGGAATTGACACGAAAAACAATTATAACCCAAAATACATTACGATCAGAGGGAAAGGTCCCGTACTCAAGGAATTGAAATCAGCTGCTAAAAAGGCAAAGAAAGTCTATCTCGCAGCCGACCCCGACAGAGAAGGGGAGGCAATTGCCTGGCATTTGGCCCAAAGTCTCGACGTTGATGTACA
The nucleotide sequence above comes from Mesobacillus jeotgali. Encoded proteins:
- the sucD gene encoding succinate--CoA ligase subunit alpha, with the translated sequence MSVFINKDTKVIVQGITGSTALFHTKQMLEYGTKIVGGTSPGKGGSEVEGVPVFNTVKEAVDATGANASVIYVPAPFAADAIIEAVDAELDLAICITEHIPVLDMVKVKRYMEGKKTRLVGPNCPGVITPEECKIGIMPGYIHKKGHVGVVSRSGTLTYEAVHQLTQAGIGQSTAVGIGGDPVNGTNFIDVLKAFNEDPETYAVIMIGEIGGTAEEEAAEWVKANMTKPVVGFIGGRTAPPGKRMGHAGAIISGGKGTADEKIRVMNECGIQVAETPSVMGETLIGVLKEQGLYDKCKTH
- the dprA gene encoding DNA-processing protein DprA, which gives rise to MDDFNKKLIQLVHSRHANWKAIYSILKRDSASNNNEETGYASYLPQTQKLLRDHQRISLAQLLYHYSSQNIHLITIFDDNYPARLKTIYQPPWILFAKGDVSLLQMNKSLAVVGSRNATEYGIKTIDYLFPSLIERDIMIVSGLAKGIDAHAHKGAIKLGGKTIGVIAGGFDHLYPRENIKLAEFMMENQLVISEYPPATRPAKWHFPMRNRIISGLSMGTLVIEARKKSGSLITADFALNEGRDVFAVPGSILTPDSDGVHYLIQQGAKLIRTSEDILEELGK
- the sucC gene encoding ADP-forming succinate--CoA ligase subunit beta, which translates into the protein MNVHEYQGKEILRKYGVKVPNGKVAFTVDEAVEAAKELGSSVVVVKAQIHAGGRGKAGGVKVAKNLDEVRTYASEILGKTLVTHQTGPEGKEVKRLLIEEGCDIKKEYYVGLVLDRATSHVVLMASEEGGTEIEEVAEATPEKIFKEEIDPVLGLMPYQARRIAFNINIPKELVNQAVKFMMGLYNAYIEKDCSIAEINPLVVTGDGQVMALDAKLNFDSNALYRQKDILEYRDLEEEDPKEIEASKYDLSYISLDGNIGCMVNGAGLAMATMDIVKHYGGDPANFLDVGGGATAEKVTEAFKIILSDPNVKGIFVNIFGGIMKCDVIATGVVEAAKQVGLEVPLVVRLEGTNVDLGKQILNESGLNIIAAESMADGAEKIVSLVK
- a CDS encoding ribonuclease HII, with protein sequence MENLTIGEIDRRLFSEEDVDSRFIEQLKKDNRKGVQRLVMKWEKQEEQRKQVHQQFIDMTSFEREYRSKGFHLIAGIDEAGRGPLAGPVVAGAVILPENFYLLGINDSKKLTEAKREEYFKIIIEEALSVGVGIIEAAEIDEINILQASKKAMLNAVAQLETKPDFLLIDAVSLDTPYPYEALIKGDARSISIAAASIIAKVTRDGLMKELGNRFPQYGFHANMGYGTAGHLNALREHGVTDHHRKTFAPVRECIQQN
- a CDS encoding EscU/YscU/HrcU family type III secretion system export apparatus switch protein gives rise to the protein MKTPKHTRKTAVALGYNAGSMDAPKVMAKGKGLVAEQIIEKAKNHDIPIQEDPSLVEVLSQLELNERIPEELYQAVAEVFSFIYHLDQQTGKRN